Proteins encoded by one window of Salvia splendens isolate huo1 chromosome 7, SspV2, whole genome shotgun sequence:
- the LOC121811159 gene encoding asparagine--tRNA ligase, cytoplasmic 2-like has translation MTSEQAPAQSPVESPLPLSKYSKRVTIDSISGRPDGGPGLIGRRVVVGGWVKSSREFKMEAAAPPPAAGGPKDISCVEVLQTKLPFFRSIIKVFGGEQRIRDKIDSIIPKPPQPSISILEIGDGSCVSSLQVVVDSALAWPAQVMPNGTCILVEGAFQKPSLPDRKQKHTIELKADKLLHLGTVDHDRYPLSKKRLPLELLRDSAHFRPRTTTVASVVRIRNGLTQAAFAFFRENGFLHVQTPVTTVTDASGGARESLLHMEATLPDGVKAETIRASIKEKSKKIEELKRSGSNKEALAAAVQDLKKTTELAELVEGEQRRTRTYLSASGRLHLESHASALGNVCSFGPRFRACSPESRKVLAEIWMVEIEVAFSELKDSMQCAMDFLKSICRWIMQSSVEDLKFMAKRVDKHVVDRLQLIAEGPFEKITYTEAVKVLKQAKNERTIEWGAPLSEEHESVLAEEIYKKPVIVYNHPKELKPFNARCNDDGETCAAFDVIVPKVGTVIRGSQSEERLNMLSGRIKELGLEKKQYEWYLDLRRHGAVKCSGFSFAFDTFVLYATGLNDVRDATPFPRSIGQPNN, from the exons ATGACCTCTGAGCAAGCTCCGGCGCAATCTCCGGTGGAATCCCCACTGCCCCTCTCCAAATACTCGAAAAGGGTCACCATAGACTCGATCTCCGGCCGGCCCGACGGCGGCCCGGGGCTGATCGGGCGGAGGGTGGTCGTGGGAGGCTGGGTGAAGTCCTCCCGTGAGTTCAAGATGGAGGCGGCGGCGCCGCCTCCGGCCGCCGGAGGCCCAAAAGACATCAGCTGCGTGGAAGTCCTCCAAACAAAGCTCCCCTTTTTCCGGTCGATCATAAAGGTCTTCGGCGGAGAGCAGCGGATTCGCGACAAAATCGACTCTATAATCCCGAAGCCGCCGCAGCCGTCCATCTCGATCTTGGAAATCGGCGACGGATCCTGCGTTTCTAGCCTGCAG GTGGTGGTGGATTCCGCCTTAGCTTGGCCGGCGCAGGTTATGCCGAACGGGACGTGCATTTTAGTCGAAGGCGCATTCCAGAAGCCGTCGCTACCGGATAGGAAGCAGAAGCACACAATTGAGCTCAAAGCCGACAAACTCCTCCACCTCGGCACCGTCGACCACGACCGCTACCCTCTCTCCAAGAAGCGCCTCCCTCTCGAGCTCCTCCGCGACTCCGCCCATTTCCGCCCTCGCACCACCACCGTCGCATCCGTGGTGAGAATCCGAAACGGCCTCACACAGGCCGCCTTCGCGTTCTTCCGCGAAAACGGATTCCTGCACGTGCAGACGCCAGTGACTACGGTCACAGACGCCAGCGGCGGCGCCAGGGAGAGTCTACTCCACATGGAGGCGACTCTCCCTGATGGTGTCAAGGCGGAGACGATCCGGGCTTCGATCAAGGAGAAGAGCAAGAAAATTGAGGAATTGAAGAGGAGTGGAAGCAACAAGGAGGCATTGGCTGCTGCGGTTCAAGATCTCAAGAAAACGACTGAGCTGGCTGAGCTAGTCGAAGGCGAGCAGAGGCGGACCAGGACTTACCTGTCTGCTTCTGGTCGCCTCCATTTGGAGAGCCACGCCTCGGCTCTGGGGAACGTGTGCTCGTTCGGGCCTAGGTTCCGAGCATGCTCCCCAGAGTCGAGGAAGGTGCTGGCTGAGATATGGATGGTCGAGATAGAAGTGGCGTTCTCCGAGCTTAAG GACTCTATGCAGTGTGCAATGGACTTCTTGAAGTCAATCTGCAGATGGATAATGCAGAGCTCTGTAGAGGATCTAAAATTCATGGCGAAGCGCGTTGACAAGCACGTCGTGGATCGACTTCAACTGATAGCCGAAGGCCCCTTTGAGAAGATCACATATACAGAAGCAGTCAAGGTCTTGAAACAG GCGAAGAACGAGAGGACTATCGAGTGGGGGGCGCCTCTCTCTGAGGAACACGAATCCGTCTTGGCAGAGGAGATCTACAAGAAGCCGGTGATCGTGTACAACCACCCTAAGGAGCTCAAGCCGTTCAATGCTCGTTGCAACGATGATGGGGAGACGTGTGCAGCGTTTGATGTGATTGTGCCGAAGGTTGGGACAGTGATCAGAGGAAGCCAGAGTGAGGAGAGGCTCAACATGTTGAGTGGAAG AATCAAGGAATTAGGCCTAGAGAAAAAGCAGTATGAGTGGTATCTTGATCTTCGAAGGCACGGCGCTGTCAAGTGCTCCGGCTTCAGCTTCGCGTTCGACACCTTCGTCCTCTATGCCACCGGGCTCAACGATGTCCGCGATGCCACCCCATTTCCCCGAAGCATCGGacaaccaaataactag
- the LOC121811070 gene encoding EPIDERMAL PATTERNING FACTOR-like protein 9: MKKRVLLLALLCAAILVQGSRVQKEHRKNWKDYNIPSELREGGSRRFLIGSVAPTCTYNECRGCRYKCRAEQVPVEGNDPMNSAYHYKCVCHR, from the exons ATGAAGAAGCGTGTGCTCCTCCTCGCCTTGCTCTGTGCAGCAATTCTAGTCCAAG GGTCCAGAGTTCAAAAGGAACATCGAAAAAACTGGAAAGATTACAATATTCCATCAGAATTGAGAGAG GGAGGTTCTAGAAGGTTCTTAATCGGCTCGGTGGCTCCGACTTGCACCTACAACGAGTGCAGAGGTTGTCGGTATAAGTGTAGAGCGGAGCAAGTACCCGTTGAAGGCAATGATCCCATGAATAGTGCTTATCACTACAAATGTGTGTGCCACAGATAG
- the LOC121811069 gene encoding uncharacterized protein LOC121811069: protein MAEQNRGGGKADDQFTRCPHCAGPLTKEMETSKWTVSPLVREGFSMIGTAVGGIAGAVYGFNHTMPVVRRRIKGPMWLQFFVGGPPVIIFSSGCAGLAGGSLPALAQLASSSYHAFLSSPPSPPSSS, encoded by the exons ATGGCGGAGCAAAATCGCGGCGGTGGAAAAGCTGATGATCAATTCACGCGGTGCCCGCACTGCGCCGGCCCTCTCACTAAGGAGATG GAGACTAGCAAGTGGACCGTTTCGCCACTCGTTAGAGAAGGCTTCTCTATG ATAGGAACGGCGGTTGGAGGGATAGCAGGCGCTGTCTACGGCTTCAACCACA CTATGCCTGTCGTTAGGAGGAGGATTAAAGGGCCTATGTGGCTGCAATTCTTCGTTGGT GGGCCACCTGTCATTATTTTCTCATCAGGATGTGCCGGGCTAGCAG GTGGTTCACTTCCGGCTTTGGCTCAACTTGCATCTTCATCCTATCATGCCTTTCTGTCCTCCCCACCATCTCCACCTTCGTCCTCGTAG
- the LOC121742417 gene encoding beta-glucosidase BoGH3B-like encodes MQQIKISYQSQFSKMADSSAFHLLLLLFCFLFATGDAEYTHPRQPLDARLRDLMSQMTLEEKIGQMTQIAKEVASPQIIKKHHIGSILIAPGGEPAIHASAEAWMDMADSFQEGALSTRLGIPLIIGVDALHGNNNAYNATIFPHNVGLGATRDPQLVQRIGAATALEVRATGIPYTFAPCIAVCRDPRWGRCYESYSEDPNIVREMTEIVPGLQGYLPAEYQRNFPYVNGSGKVAACAKHFVGDGGTTDGIDEYNTVIDWDGLKSIHMPAYVDSIRKGVATIMISYSSWNGKKMHTNYDLITGYLKNELKFKGFVISDSEGLDRITTPPRANYTYSVEAAINAGIDMVMVPYTYLEFINELTSLVSKGAVSMSRIDDAVERILRVKFIMGLFEQPLSDRTMVKHLGSQEHRRIAREAVRKSLVLLKNGKNVSKPLLPLPKNARRLLVAGSHANDIGRQCGGWTMDWQGQSGNITIGTSILSGVRDAVDQETEVVYIENPENAVAASLNFSFAIVVVGEEPYSEYEGDSKDLRLSEACYSTISNVCGVVECVVVVVSGRPVVMEPFVDEMDALVAAWLPGSEGGGVADVLFGDYGFSGKLPRTWFRRVEQLPMNKGDAHYDPLFGFGFGLTTMPSDGVGVAAE; translated from the exons ATGCAACAAATCAAGATTTCATATCAATCTCAATTCTCAAAAATGGCTGATTCATCTGCATTTCACCTGCTTTTGCTGCTGTTTTGCTTCTTGTTTGCCACTGGTGATGCAGAGTACACACACCCCCGGCAGCCTCTAGACGCGAGGCTCAGAGATTTGATGAGTCAAATGACACTCGAGGAGAAGATAGGCCAGATGACACAGATTGCAAAAGAAGTAGCATCACCTCAGATCATCAAGAAGCACCACATTG GCAGCATTTTGATCGCCCCGGGAGGTGAGCCAGCCATCCATGCCTCTGCTGAGGCATGGATGGACATGGCTGACAGTTTTCAAGAGGGCGCTCTCTCTACTCGCCTCGGGATCCCTCTTATCATAGGCGTGGACGCGCTTCATGGCAACAACAACGCGTACAACGCCACCATTTTCCCTCACAATGTTGGCCTTGGAGCTACTAG GGATCCGCAGCTCGTGCAGAGGATCGGAGCTGCAACTGCCCTCGAAGTCAGGGCTACCGGGATACCATACACTTTCGCCCCTTGCATTGCG GTTTGTCGTGACCCGAGATGGGGCCGTTGCTACGAGAGCTACAGCGAAGATCCTAACATCGTGCGGGAAATGACAGAGATTGTACCTGGCTTGCAAGGCTACTTGCCAGCTGAGTATCAGAGAAACTTCCCATATGTGAATGgaag TGGCAAGGTCGCGGCCTGCGCTAAGCACTTCGTGGGAGATGGAGGGACGACAGATGGGATCGATGAGTACAACACGGTTATAGACTGGGATGGCCTAAAGAGCATCCACATGCCTGCGTATGTCGACTCAATCAGAAAGGGCGTTGCCACGATCATGATCTCGTATTCTAGCTGGAACGGGAAGAAGATGCATACTAACTATGATCTCATCACTGGATACCTCAAGAATGAGTTAAAGTTCAAG GGATTTGTGATCTCAGATTCGGAGGGGCTTGACCGCATCACAACTCCTCCGCGTGCCAACTACACTTACTCGGTCGAAGCTGCTATCAATGCAGGAATAGACATG GTGATGGTGCCTTACACGTACCTCGAGTTCATCAACGAGCTGACTTCTCTGGTGTCGAAAGGGGCGGTCTCAATGAGCAGGATTGATGATGCTGTTGAGAGGATACTGAGGGTCAAGTTCATCATGGGACTATTTGAGCAGCCGTTGTCTGATCGTACGATGGTGAAGCATCTGGGAAGCCAG GAGCATAGACGGATAGCTCGGGAAGCTGTGAGGAAATCACTAGTGCTGTTGAAGAATGGTAAGAATGTGAGTAAGCCTCTGCTTCCTCTGCCAAAGAACGCGCGAAGGCTGCTCGTTGCAGGCAGCCACGCCAACGACATTGGTAGGCAGTGTGGAGGGTGGACTATGGATTGGCAAGGCCAATCTGGTAATATCACAATAG GTACAAGTATTTTGTCTGGTGTGAGGGATGCTGTTGATCAAGAAACTGAGGTTGTGTACATTGAGAATCCGGAGAATGCGGTTGCTGCCTCGTTGAACTTCTCCTTCGCGATCGTGGTGGTGGGGGAGGAGCCTTATTCGGAGTATGAAGGCGATAGCAAGGATTTGAGGCTGAGTGAGGCGTGCTACAGCACGATTTCTAACGTGTGTGGCGTTGTAGAGTGTGTTGTGGTGGTCGTCTCTGGCCGGCCCGTTGTGATGGAGCCTTTCGTCGATGAGATGGATGCGTTGGTGGCTGCTTGGCTCCCCGGGAGTGAGGGTGGGGGTGTGGCTGATGTTCTGTTTGGTGACTATGGTTTTAGTGGGAAGTTGCCGCGGACATGGTTCAGGCGGGTCGAGCAGCTTCCGATGAACAAGGGCGACGCGCATTATGATCCGTTGTTTGGGTTCGGATTCGGGCTCACAACCATGCCTAGTGATGGAGTTGGTGTGGCAGCAGAGTAG